The Anabaena sp. WA102 genome contains a region encoding:
- the fdxB gene encoding ferredoxin III, nif-specific — MATLTGLTFGGTAWTPKFAQEIDKEKCIGCGRCMKVCGHKVLGLMPLNEEGEFVEDEDEEEVERKVMVVTNPENCIGCEACSRICSKNCYSHVTLDK; from the coding sequence ATGGCTACATTAACAGGATTGACCTTTGGAGGTACTGCTTGGACTCCTAAATTTGCCCAAGAAATAGATAAAGAGAAATGTATCGGTTGTGGCAGATGTATGAAAGTTTGTGGTCATAAAGTTTTGGGCTTAATGCCTTTAAACGAAGAAGGTGAATTTGTAGAAGATGAAGATGAGGAAGAAGTAGAACGGAAAGTAATGGTTGTTACTAACCCAGAAAACTGTATTGGCTGTGAAGCTTGTTCTCGAATTTGTTCTAAAAATTGTTATAGTCATGTAACACTAGACAAATAA